In Astyanax mexicanus isolate ESR-SI-001 chromosome 25, AstMex3_surface, whole genome shotgun sequence, a genomic segment contains:
- the ank2a gene encoding ankyrin-2 isoform X9 codes for MAHAAAHLKKARELEQISELRALAKAREKRQRHRERAERRRQSDSNTSFLRAARSGNVEKVLELLKCGQDISTCNQNGLNALHLAAKEGHVGLVEELLERGAAVDSSTKKGNTALHIASLAGQKEVARLLVKRGADVNSQSQNGFTPLYMAAQENHLEVVRYLLENGGNQSTATEDGFTPLAIALQQGHNQVVSLLLEHDTKGKVRLPALHIAARKDDTKSAALLLQNDHNADVQSKMMVNRTTESGFTPLHIAAHYGNVNVSTLLLNRGAAVDFTARNGITPLHVASKRGNTNMVELLLEREAQIDAKTRDGLTPLHCAARSGHDAAVEILLEKGAPILARTKNGLSPLHMSAQGDHVECVKHLLQHKAPVDDVTLDYLTALHVAAHCGHYRVTKLLLDKRANPNARALNGFTPLHIACKKNRVKVMELLVKYGASIQAVTESGLTPIHVAAFMGHLNIVLLLLQNGASPDVCNIRGETALHMSARAGQMEVVRCLLRNGARVDATAREDQTPLHIASRLGQSEIVQLLLQHMADPDASTTNGYTPLHIAAREGQIHTTAVLLEAGASHSLTTKKGFTPLHVAAKYGSLEVAKLLLQRRALPDEAGKNGLTPLHVAAHYDNQQVALLLLEKGASPHTTAKNGYTPLHIAVRKNQLQTVMALLQKGAEPGSVTLQGVTPLHLAAQEGHAHMTTLLLEQGANANATTKSGLTPLHLAAQEDRVNAAEVLVKHGANLDHQTKLGYTPLIVACHYGNVKMVNFLLQHGASVNAKTKNGYTPLHQAAQQGNTHIINVLLQHGAKPNAVTMNGNTALSIAKRLGYISVVDTLKVVTEEITTTTTTVTEKHKLNVPETMTEVLDVSDEEGEDTMTGDGGEYLRAEDLRELGDDSLPGQYLDGMSYLSHNLDRVHQTPHLGYPRDGVLIEDMIASHQVSALSREHDKDSFRLSWGAEHLDNVVLTSTLLHSGQSTPCLDHDNSSFLVSFMVDARGGAMRGCRHNGLRIIVPPRKCSAPTRVTCRLVKRHRLATMPPLVEGEGIAGRIIEVGPTGAQFLGKLHLPTAPPPLNEGESLVSRILQLGPPGTKFLGPVIVEIPHFAALRGSERELVILRSETGESWREHHCEHTEEELNQILNGMDEELDSPEELEKKRICRIITRDFPQYFAVVSRIKQDSHLIGPEGGVLSSTLVPQVQAVFPEGALTKRIRVGLQAQPIGETVVRKILGNKATFSPIVTLEPRRRKFHKPITMTIPIPKSSTNDGTSSMFGGDTPTLRLLCSITGGTTPAQWEDITGSTPLTFINQCVSFTTNVSARFWLIDCRQTQESVNFSTQVYREIICVPYMAKFVIFAKTLDPIEARLRCFCMTDDKMDKTLEQQENFTEVARSRDVEVLEGKPIFADCFGNLVPMTKSGQHHVFSFYAFKENRLALFIKIRDTAQEPCGRLSFTKEPRTYRSLTLSAICNLNITLPVYSKESDSDQDPDEESDKTHEKYEDETESTELSIVNAKIVHDPATLASPDLLSDISDLKQDLIKMSELLTADQSLAGEGDEEINLRIIGQEEVEEPFEIVGRVRGDLERVDEILRVGTLNETQNNQTVGESKSGQHDSIHSSDKNVVDTKPKEIVHVHEPVLKEVRITRPTDSSSPPRKDASAMVSHLTTDLANYLQEIPVGAHLVQTENIVEEMFTEVVLQRERRRNPPRIKKPARRKLKDREFASGSSEDELERMSSEESLDGDAVLGEPEEVPPPAPVSPKVVETPIGSIKDRVKALQKKVEEEEKGEGFKRQVRQETQQVTTVQSKSYSTKSEMEEQYMAPPKSPKSPKSPRSQTERIEETMSVRELMKAFQTGRDPSKSKSGLFEHKALTGGAVTSEITRTTQDIPLNQNYDPQKTHSVEKTDPSVITSNDPTASQKVQTSVEIGLSDISARDTDYSREQRLQTEVNVVIQHGNSSEATDEQKEASEISISHERENNKDALFNTDKVQKEDGQVEESTITLKSWQYERNRRSSDRLPSENQNISHERRTSEEPQISPDRRPSEDFSAVIKEELENHPEYQRFKPTPTSAQLGYTFFRETRILQDGQQHNASEYRSNKPNPVVRFATVMVHSEPSVATSVCDDFREMVESPERDDEEQVRDSPGTSFGSRTPHTSLGESETYEELMETPQASPEDPFLSPKEKVKQDQHEDEETTPRVLPMETKSSIQTVQITYSQETGEDLDGYEGMMKKLSATEIQEQPQSESKRTYSEGKEGVDYQYGYSGTVEKLSSTETSKQPKLKPEETYLQENQHEDKEIIPGDLPMETESSIPTVQRRYSQEPEEDHDGYEGMMKKLSATEIKEQPQSESERTYSEGKKGVDYQYGYSGTLEELSTNIQREIKEPYLQKPVEDDQHTHGKTTEEWSTKEIQEQSQTYLQKKDEDEQYGLSSTMGQLSSTETPKQPELKPEETYLQENQHEDKETIPEDLPMDTKSLIQTVHRTYLQETEEDHDGYEGMMKKLSATEIQEQPQSESERTYSEGKEGVDYQYGYSGTVEELSTEIQRELQEAYSQETVEDDQHKHGRATEEWSTKEIQEHSQTECKETYLQKEEPEQHGYTGTSMELSSTETPKQPQSEPEGTYLQEKDIFGHGGIMEELSTEIQGEIKRTYLQETEEGYQHSLSGTTEELSTKEILEPEEREKDEDDQYGHGGTTEVLSSIVKNTGTDETFIVSKETDECKEFPERQQEPYHREITPTRPDHLDTIKPVMMSDPTSAYQSDSLETTPVRDGHSSHKSPDSIDPSPSKDLSETQDSLENSPTDQRPGFSSPAELYHSTLQISELEKCIDDEKSADLSQRETEVPDHTRSLDSRQCLSSQIETFSGPIHAKDREEALGESSVMQEQFSSDEEMFKMAAKRSSFDDMEEDYEKMDSLVLAESRVEDSRVSMPVEASASSSESAEDKDFSSTIKKQFTPEEEMFKMAAKIRVFDEIEKESKMRKVRFDFTSSSQDRSDELRYEYSPDYETKAAKDTQEEQSLEYSQVSSPLESEQCEDSAITKLPQEVDGQAIHDDETSGYMEDSALDEDESQVEVPPMQIHIDKCLFTSVGEAMTTDPMSETIPATSATSASDYSVDIGSDADPKCLVTDEKATSESDEEHSLDNPPSLPVHAKTDVEEPQEEQTPNQSINQEEEEEEGISQAPLQGDLVPWSAKLEDDESFDSRIEAEERKVFALVEDSESHGTTPETTPGRTPTEERTPNPFLFQEGKLFEMTRGGAIDMSRRSLEEEQEAFAFFPLREDSAEEAPFEEGLEEHGTRSSACDSSLVSQFDSSTEVSQNEKPTVEDVYQPTDFDSGKERDLDSADSSIANIDTATSTVTRSVYSEQDLESSDSSTEEEQHSVIEIPTPTQDTPMLPGVSSELHAGEDELQSSFLSSVSTRDSAAEPEGKKPKSKIPVKAASFDQTLGKGDSTEHSRRPKSEADMGLSEWITADIDHSSAKSKSPASRLPVPVEQTLSTPPQTSVLSQIPAVYPPQSENTGKQESSNKEPAQGSSFDVEGDNRALAAVRPSSVGEDVFETRPNWEDCVETQMERISGSSSPDQSKVDWHDDADRKEETLAIIADLLGFSWTELAKELEFSEDEVQQVRSENPNSLQEQSNALLQRWVEREGKHANEDSLIKRLTKINRMDIVHLIETQMNKSVQEQTSRTYAEIERTLDHSEALSSVQEDVDSPRLVRRVDVSSQRHPPAVSEEDLSVASLLDIPSWAETVGHTHSESIHGDMLEELEITQDSFTNPWAVQEVRIESADRAERNEQDVEEELGALSESSDEDVLSTRVVRRRVIIQADEVPEISLQPVTEEQYTDEQGNLVIKKVSRRVIHRCVSADGVEREEVRVEGQPAGAVKVGPTDSCSKVVKRTVVKSEGDQTEVTFCERNLKTEENGGGREVTQRVQTMVVQGERMEKHLGDPHLATELPTAQDDFTQALQYLGGLEKVRTPRVFEKEVKQPDGSVIRRARMKSRTCLRKTAVTDVQGKRRLFVEHPSNRRHVDLQHHVHRFVQHYCGRAEEEEEEEEE; via the exons agtggctttactcctCTTCACATTGCTGCTCACTACGGGAACGTCAACGTTTCCACACTGCTGCTGAACCGTGGCGCTGCCGTGGACTTTACTGCCCGG AATGGTATAACCCCTCTCCATGTGGCCTCTAAAAGGGGCAATACCAATATGGTGGAGCTCCTGCTGGAAAGGGAAGCACAGATTGATGCTAAAACTAGA gatggaCTGACCCCGCTCCACTGTGCTGCTCGTAGTGGTCATGATGCAGCAGTGGAGATTCTCTTAGAGAAAGGAGCTCCTATACTCGCAAGAACCAAG aacggACTGTCCCCGCTGCACATGTCCGCTCAGGGTGACCATGTGGAGTGTGTGAAGCACCTGCTGCAGCACAAAGCTCCGGTTGACGATGTCACTCTGGATTACCTGACCGCCCTGCACGTCGCCGCCCACTGTGGCCATTACCGAGTCACCAAACTGCTGCTGGACAAGAGAGCCAATCCCAACGCTCGAGCACTG AATGGCTTCACTCCACTGCACATCGCCTGTAAGAAGAACAGGGTGAAGGTGATGGAGCTGCTGGTCAAATATGGAGCTTCCATCCAGGCTGTTACTGAG tctggtcTGACTCCAATACATGTGGCTGCGTTTATGGGTCACCTCAACATAGTTCTGCTGCTGTTGCAGAACGGAGCTTCACCTGACGTCTGCAACATT cgagGTGAGACAGCCCTGCACATGTCTGCGAGGGCGGGGCAGATGGAGGTGGTTCGCTGTCTGCTGAGGAATGGTGCTCGAGTGGACGCCACAGCCAGG gAGGATCAGACCCCGCTCCACATTGCCTCCAGGCTGGGTCAGAGTGAGATAgttcagctgctgctgcagcacatGGCTGATCCTGATGCCTCCACCACCAACGGATACACCCCCCTACACATCGCTGCCCGAGAGGGTCAGATACACACCACCGCCGTGCTGCTGGAGGCCGGAGCCTCACACTCCCTCACCACCAAG AAAGGCTTCACTCCTCTCCATGTTGCTGCTAAGTACGGAAGCCTGGAAGTGGCCAAACTTCTTCTGCAACGTCGAGCTCTTCCTGACGAGGCTGGAAAG aaTGGTCTTACTCCCCTACATGTTGCTGCTCACTATGATAACCAGCAGGTGGCGTTGCTGCTTCTGGAGAAAGGTGCCTCCCCTCACACCACAGCCAAG aacGGTTACACCCCCCTGCATATCGCTGTGAGGAAGAATCAGCTCCAGACGGTAATGGCTCTTCTGCAGAAGGGGGCGGAGCCTGGCTCAGTGACCCTGCAGGGCGTGACCCCGTTGCACCTGGCAGCTCAGGAGGGTCACGCGCACATGACCACACTACTGCTGGAGCagggtgctaatgctaatgctaccacTAAG agcGGACTGACCCCTCTTCACCTCGCTGCCCAGGAGGACAGAGTGAACGCGGCCGAGGTTCTGGTTAAACACGGTGCTAACTTAGACCACCAGACCAAG ctgggTTACACCCCTCTCATCGTAGCGTGTCACTATGGAAATGTGAAGATGGTGAACTTCCTCCTGCAGCACGGTGCCAGCGTCAACGCCAAGACCAAA AACGGCTACACACCTCTCCACCAAGCAGCTCAGCAAGGAAACACACACATCATCAATGTTCTGCTCCAGCATGGTGCTAAGCCTAATGCTGTTACTatg aaTGGAAACACTGCTCTGTCCATTGCGAAACGTCTTGGATACATCTCGGTGGTGGACACACTGAAGGTGGTCACGGAGGAGATCACTACTACCACCACG ACAGTGACGGAGAAGCACAAACTGAACGTGCCGGAGACGATGACGGAAGTTCTCGATGTTTCCGACGAGGAAG gtgagGACACTATGACCGGTGACGGGGGTGAGTATCTGAGAGCAGAGGATCTGAGGGAACTGGGAGACGACTCTCTACCTGGACAGTACCTGGACGGCATGAGCTACCTCAGCCACAACCTGGACAG AGTGCATCAGACTCCACATCTGGGTTACCCAAGAGACGGGGTGCTGATCGAGGACATGATAGCCAGCCACCAG GTGTCTGCTCTCTCTAGAGAGCATGATAAGGATTCTTTCCGGCTGAGTTGGGGAGCGGAGCACCTGGATAACGTGGTGCTGACAAGCACTCTGCTGCACTCTGG CCAGTCTACTCCGTGCCTTGACCATGACAACAGCAG CTTCCTGGTGAGTTTTATGGTAGATGCCCGGGGTGGTGCCATGCGTGGGTGTCGCCACAATGGTCTGCGCATCATTGTGCCACCCAGGAAGTGTTCAGCGCCCACTCGGGTGACCTGCAGGCTGGTGAAAAGACACAGGCTGGCTACTATGCCTCCTCTGGTGGAGGGAGAAGGAATTGCAGGCAGGATCATAGAGGTTGGACCCACTGGGGCACAATTCCTTGG AAAGCTGCACCTGCCCACAGCTCCGCCCCCTCTGAATGAGGGTGAGAGTTTGGTGAGCAGGATCCTGCAGCTCGGCCCACCCGGAACTAAATTCCTCGG gccgGTGATTGTTGAAATCCCTCACTTTGCTGCTCTGCGTGGTTCTGAGCGTGAGCTGGTGATTCTGCGCAGTGAGACGGGCGAGAGCTGGAGGGAACATCACTGTGAACACACTGAAGAGGAACTCAACCAGATACTCAACGGCATGGATGAGG AGTTGGATTCACCTGAGGAGTTGGAGAAGAAGCGAATCTGCCGCATCATCACTCGTGATTTCCCGCAGTACTTTGCGGTGGTGTCTCGGATAAAGCAGGACAGTCATCTGATTGGTCCGGAAGGCGGAGTCTTGAGCAGTACTCTGGTTCCACAGGTGCAGGCTGTGTTTCCAGAGGGAGCGCTGACCAAGAGGATCCGCGTGGGTCTGCAG GCCCAGCCAATTGGGGAGACCGTGGTGAGGAAGATTTTGGGAAATAAAGCCACGTTCAGTCCCATCGTTACTCTGGAGCCTCGGAGGCGTAAATTCCACAAACCGATCACTATGACCATCCCCATCCCCAAAAGTTCCACCAATGATGGAACAAGCAGCATGTTTGGTGGAGACACGCCCACACTGCGCTTACTCTGCAGCATCACAG GAGGCACCACTCCTGCACAGTGGGAGGACATAACAGGATCTACTCCTCTAACCTTTATCAACCAGTGTGTCTCCTTTACCACAAATGTATCGGCCAG GTTCTGGCTCATAGACTGTCGCCAGACTCAGGAGTCGGTGAATTTCTCCACGCAGGTTTATCGTGAGATCATTTGCGTTCCCTACATGGCCAAGTTTGTCATTTTTGCCAAAACTCTGGATCCCATCGAGGCACGTCTGCGCTGCTTCTGCATGACGGACGATAAGATGGATAAAACCCTGGAACAGCAGGAGAACTTCACCGAGGTGGCGCGCAGTCGAGATGTTGAG GTTCTAGAAGGAAAGCCCATTTTCGCAGACTGCTTTGGAAACCTGGTGCCCATGACCAAAAGTGGCCAACACCATGTTTTTAGTTTCTACGCCTTTAAGGAGAACCGGCTTGCCCTTTTCATTAAA ATTCGTGACACCGCGCAGGAGCCCTGTGGGCGCTTATCTTTTACCAAGGAGCCGAGGACTTACCGGAGCCTTACCCTCAGTGCCATCTGTAACCTCAACATAACACTTCCTGTTTATTCCAAG gaatCTGATTCAGACCAAGACCCTGATGAAGAG aGCGACAAGACTCATGAGAAAT ATGAGGACGAAACCGAATCGACAGAACTTTCCATCGTAAACGCAAAAATCGTTCACGATCCAGCCACACTCGCAAGTCCAGACCTCCTTTCAGACATATCTGATTTGAAGCAGGACCTCATCAAAATGTCTGAACTTCTGACCGCTGACCAGTCACTGGCTGGAGAAGGAGATGAAGAAATTAACTTGCGCATCATTGGGCAGGAGGAGGTTGAGGAACCTTTTGAGATAGTGGGTAGAGTTAGAGGGGATCTGGAGAGGGTAGACGAGATTCTGCGTGTTGGAACATTAAATGAAACACAAAATAACCAAACCGTAGGAGAATCTAAATCTGGACAACATGACTCCATACACTCTAGTGACAAAAATGTGGTGGATACCAAACCTAAGGAGATCGTCCATGTACACGAGCCTGTACTCAAGGAGGTCAGAATCACAAGACCCACTGACTCTAGTTCCCCACCCAGGAAAGATGCATCTGCAATGGTCTCTCATCTTACCACCGACTTAGCCAACTATCTCCAGGAGATCCCAGTGGGTGCTCATCTTGTTCAAACAGAGAACATTGTTGAAGAGATGTTTACAGAGGTCGTGCTACAACGGGAACGGAGGCGTAACCCCCCTAGAATCAAGAAGCCAGCCAGAAGGAAGCTTAAAGACAGGGAATTTGCAAGTGGAAGCTCAGAAGATGAACTTGAAAGAATGAGTTCTGAGGAATCGCTGGATGGAGACGCAGTTCTTGGAGAGCCTGAGGAAGTGCCTCCACCAGCACCTGTGTCACCTAAAGTTGTGGAGACTCCCATAGGTTCCATCAAAGATAGAGTAAAAGCTCTTCAAAAGAAAGTGGAAGaggaggaaaaaggggagggttTTAAGAGACAAGTTAGACAGGAAACCCAACAGGTGACTACCGTCCAAAGCAAGTCTTATTCAACCAAGAGTGAAATGGAAGAACAGTATATGGCACCTCCTAAGTCACCAAAGTCGCCAAAATCCCCACGATCCCAGACAGAAAGGATAGAAGAGACCATGTCGGTGAGGGAGCTGATGAAAGCATTCCAAACAGGCCGAGACCCATCAAAGAGCAAGTCCGGGCTTTTTGAACATAAAGCTCTTACTGGAGGAGCAGTGACTTCTGAAATAACTAGGACAACTCAGGACATTCCGCTTAATCAAAACTACGATCCACAAAAAACCCACTCGGTAGAAAAGACTGATCCGTCTGTGATTACCTCTAATGATCCTACTGCCAGTCAAAAAGTCCAAACAAGTGTAGAGATAGGACTTTCAGATATTTCCGCCAGAGACACAGACTACTCGAGAGAACAGAGACTGCAAACTGAGGTAAATGTGGTCATTCAACATGGAAACTCATCTGAAGCAACAGATGAACAAAAAGAAGCTTCAGAAATATCAATCTCTcatgagagagagaacaataaaGATGCTCTGTTTAACACTGACAAAGTCCAGAAAGAAGATGGTCAAGTTGAAGAATCAACAATAACTTTGAAAAGTTGGCAGTATGAGAGGAACAGGCGTAGCTCTGACAGATTACCCTCCGAAAATCAGAACATTAGCCATGAACGGAGAACATCTGAAGAACCACAGATTAGTCCAGACCGGAGACCCTCTGAAGACTTCAGTGCTGTCATCAAGGAGGAACTGGAGAACCATCCAGAGTATCAGCGTTTTAAACCAACCCCAACCTCAGCACAACTTGGATACACCTTCTTCAGAGAAACTAGGATTCTACAAGATGGACAGCAACATAACGCTTCGGAGTACCGTTCAAATAAACCAAATCCTGTGGTCAGATTTGCCACTGTAATGGTGCACAGTGAGCCGTCCGTTGCAACTTCAGTCTGCGATGACTTTAGGGAAATGGTAGAAAGTCCAGAGAGGGACGACGAAGAACAAGTTAGAGATTCACCTGGAACCAGTTTTGGGAGCCGAACACCACATACAAGCTTAGGAGAGAGTGAAACATATGAGGAACTAATGGAAACCCCACAGGCAAGTCCTGAGGATCCCTTTTTGAGCCCAAAGGAAAAGGTAAAACAAGATCAGCATGAGGATGAAGAGACAACGCCCAGAGTTTTACCCATGGAAACCAAAAGTTCAATCCAGACAGTGCAGATAACTTATTCACAAGAGACAGGAGAAGATCTTGATGGGTATGAGGGTATGATGAAGAAGCTGTCAGCTACAGAAATCCAAGAACAACCCCAGTCAGAATCAAAGAGAACATATTCTGAAGGGAAGGAAGGAGTTGATTACCAGTATGGATATAGTGGTACAGTGGAGAAGTTGTCATCTACAGAAACCTCAAAACAACCCAAATTAAAACCAGAGGAAACATATTTACAAGAAAATCAGCATGAGGATAAAGAGATAATTCCAGGTGATTTACCCATGGAAACAGAAAGTTCAATCCCAACAGTTCAGAGAAGATATTCACAAGAGCCAGAAGAAGATCATGATGGGTATGAGGGTATGATGAAGAAGCTGTCCGCTACAGAAATCAAAGAACAACCCCAGTCAGAATCAGAGAGAACATATTCCGAAGGGAAGAAAGGAGTTGATTACCAGTATGGATATAGTGGTACATTGGAGGAGTTGTCAACAAATATCCAAAGAGAAATTAAAGAACCATATTTACAAAAGCCAGTGGAAGATGACCAGCATACACATGGTAAAACAACTGAAGAATGGTCAACGAAAGAAATCCAAGAACAGTCACAAACATATTTACAGAAGAAAGATGAAGATGAGCAGTATGGGTTGAGCAGTACAATGGGGCAGTTGTCATCTACAGAAACCCCAAAACAACCCGAATTAAAACCAGAGGAAACATATTTACAAGAAAATCAGCATGAGGATAAAGAGACAATTCCAGAAGATTTACCCATGGACACCAAAAGTTTAATCCAGACAGTGCATAGAACTTATTTACAAGAGACAGAAGAAGATCATGATGGGTATGAGGGTATGATGAAGAAGCTGTCAGCTACAGAAATCCAAGAACAACCCCAGTCAGAATCAGAGAGAACGTATTCTGAAGGGAAGGAAGGAGTTGATTATCAGTATGGATATAGTGGTACAGTGGAGGAGTTGTCAACAGAAATCCAAAGAGAACTTCAAGAAGCATATTCACAAGAGACAGTGGAAGATGACCAGCATAAACATGGCAGAGCAACTGAAGAATGGTCAACGAAAGAAATCCAAGAACATTCCCAAACAGAATGTAAGGAAACATATTTACAAAAGGAGGAACCTGAGCAGCATGGATATACTGGTACATCGATGGAGTTGTCTTCTACAGAAACCCCAAAACAACCCCAATCAGAACCTGAGGGAACATATTTACAAGAGAAAGATATTTTTGGGCATGGTGGAATAATGGAGGAGTTATCAACAGAAATTCAGggagaaataaaaagaacataTTTACAAGAAACAGAGGAAGGTTACCAGCATAGCCTCAGTGGAACCACAGAAGAATTGTCAACTAAAGAAATCCTGGAacctgaggagagagagaaagatgaagatgACCAGTATGGGCATGGTGGTACAACCGAAGTGTTGTCATCTATAGTAAAGAACACAGGAACAGATGAGACTTTTATAGTCAGCAAGGAAACTGATGAATGTAAAGAATTTCCAGAAAGGCAGCAAGAGCCTTATCATCGCGAAATAACACCAACTAGACCTGATCATTTAGACACTATCAAACCTGTAATGATGAGTGATCCTACAAGTGCCTATCAGAGTGACTCACTGGAAACAACTCCTGTTAGAGATGGACACTCTTCTCACAAATCTCCTGACTCAATTGATCCCAGCCCATCCAAGGACCTCTCAGAAACTCAGGACTCGTTGGAAAACAGTCCCACAGATCAGAGACCAGGGTTTTCAAGTCCTGCAGAACTGTATCACAGCACTTTACAGATTTCTGAGCTTGAGAAATGCATTGATGATGAAAAAAGTGCTGACCTTTCTCAAAGGGAGACGGAAGTACCTGACCACACTAGGTCTTTAGACTCTAGACAGTGCCTTTCAAGTCAAATTGAGACATTTTCAGGTCCAATCCATGCAAAGGATCGAGAGGAAGCTCTGGGTGAGAGCAGTGTGATGCAAGAACAGTTTAGTTCAGATGAAGAGATGTTCAAAATGGCCGCAAAAAGGAGCAGTTTTGATGACATGGAAGAAGATTACGAGAAAATGGATTCCCTTGTTCTTGCAGAAAGTAGGGTAGAGGACTCTAGAGTGAGCATGCCAGTGGAAGCTAGTGCATCCTCCAGTGAGTCTGCAGAGGATAAAGACTTTTCCAGCACCATCAAAAAACAGTTTACACCTGAAGAAGAGATGTTCAAAATGGCTGCGAAAATCAGAGTGTTTGATGAAATTGAAAAGGAATCTAAAATGAGAAAAGTGCGATTTGACTTCACGTCTTCTTCACAGGATAGAAGCGACGAGCTGCGGTACGAATATTCTCCGGACTATGAAACAAAAGCAGCCAAAGACACACAAGAGGAACAGTCACTTGAGTATAGTCAGGTGTCTTCACCTCTGGAATCAGAGCAGTGTGAGGACTCAGCCATAACTAAACTACCTCAAGAGGTTGATGGACAAGCCATACATGATGATGAAACCTCGGGGTATATGGAGGACAGTGCTTTAGATGAGGATGAGTCACAGGTAGAGGTTCCGCCTATGCAAATTCACATTGACAAGTGCCTTTTCACATCAGTAGGTGAGGCTATGACTACAGATCCCATGAGTGAGACGATACCTGCAACATCAGCAACATCAGCATCAGACTACAGTGTGGACATTGGTAGTGATGCTGATCCAAAGTGTCTTGTCACTGATGAGAAAGCCACAAGTGAATCAGATGAAGAACATTCTTTAGACAACCCACCGTCTCTACCCGTGCATGCCAAAACTGATGTAGAAGAACCTCAGGAAGAGCAAACGCCAAACCAAAGtattaatcaagaggaagaagaagaagaaggaattTCACAAGCGCCTCTTCAAGGAGATCTCGTGCCTTGGAGCGCCAAACTGGAAGACGATGAAAGCTTTGACTCGCGGATTGAAGCTGAAGAGAGGAAAGTCTTTGCCTTAGTTGAAGACAGTGAGTCTCATGGGACAACACCAGAAACGACTCCTGGTCGGACCCCCACAGAAGAACGAACGCCAAACCCTTTCCTGTTCCAGGAAGGAAAGCTTTTTGAAATGACCAGAGGAGGCGCAATTGACATGAGCAGGAGGAGCTTAGAAGAAGAGCAAGAGGCGTTTGCCTTTTTCCCTTTAAGAGAAGACTCTGCTGAGGAGGCTCCATTTGAAGAAGGTCTAGAGGAACATGGAACAAGGTCTAGTGCCTGTGACTCCTCACTTGTTTCCCAGTTCGATTCATCCACAGAGGTTTCACAGAATGAAAAACCCACTGTAGAAGATGTTTATCAGCCCACTGACTTTGATAGTGGTAAAGAGAGGGATCTAGACTCTGCAGATTCATCCATCGCAAATATTGATACCGCCACCTCCACAGTTACCCGATCAGTTTACTCCGAACAGGACTTGGAGTCTTCCGACTCGTCTACAGAGGAGGAACAACACTCCGTTATTGAAATTCCTACACCTACTCAAGACACCCCCATGCTCCCTGGTGTCTCCTCAGAGCTCCACGCCGGTGAAGACGAACTACAGTCTTCATTTCTGTCTTCAGTGTCAACCAGAGACTCTGCTGCAGAACCTGAGGGCAAGAAACCCAAATCAAAGATACCAGTGAAAGCTGCCAGCTTTGACCAAACTTTAGGAAAAGGTGACTCAACCGAGCACAGCCGCAGACCCAAATCTGAAGCTGATATGGGCCTGTCAGAGTGGATTACAGCTGATATAGATCATTCCTCGGCTAAATCCAAGTCTCCAGCCTCTAGGCTTCCTGTGCCTGTTGAACAAACACTGTCCACCCCGCCTCAGACAAGTGTCCTCTCTCAGATCCCTGCTGTGTACCCACCGCAATCTGAAAATACAGGAAAACAAGAGTCTTCAAACAAGGAACCTGCCCAGGGCTCCTCCTTTGACGTAGAAGGAGACAACAGGGCTTTGGCAGCAGTTAGACCGTCCTCTGTGGGTGAGGATGTGTTTGAGACCAGACCCAACTGGGAGGATTGTGTGGAGACCCAGATGGAGCGAATCTCAGGCAGCAGTAGTCCAGATCAGAGTAAAG TGGACTGGCATGATGATGCTGATCGGAAAGAAGAGACTCTGGCCATTATTGCTGACCTTCTAGGTTTTAGCTGGACAG AGTTGGCGAAGGAGCTGGAGTTTAGTGAAGATGAAGTTCAGCAGGTTCGTTCAGAAAACCCTAACTCTCTACAAGAGCAAAGCAACGCCCTCCTGCAGCGCTGGGTCGAGCGAGAGGGAAAACATGCAAACG AGGACAGTCTTATAAAGAGACTGACTAAAATAAACCGCATGGACATCGTCCACCTCATAGAGACGCAGATGAATAAATCGGTCCAGGAGCAGACGTCCAGGACATATGCTGAAATCGAGAGAACTCTGGACCACAGTGAAG cgctgTCGTCAGTGCAGGAGGATGTGGACAGTCCTCGACTGGTCAGGAGAGTGGACGTCTCCTCTCAGAGACACCCCCCTGCCGTCTCAGAGGAGGACCTGTCTGTAGCCTCACTACTGGACATCCCATCCTGGGCAGAGACGGTTGGACACACCCATTCAGAGAGTATCCACGGAGACATGCTGGAGGAACTGGAAATCACACA GGACAGTTTCACGAATCCATGGGCGGTTCAAGAGGTCCGGATTGAATCTGCAGATAGAGCTGAACGAAATGAACAG GATGTAGAGGAGGAGCTTGGAGCGTTATCTGAAAGCTCTGATGAAGATGTGCTGAGCACCAGGGTGGTCCGAAGGAGAGTGATCATTCAG GCGGATGAGGTGCCGGAGATTTCTCTACAGCCCGTGACTGAGGAGCAGTACACTGATGAACAGGGAAACCTGGTGATTAAGAAG GTGAGCCGGAGGGTGATCCACCGCTGTGTCTCTGCGGATGGGGTGGAAAGAGAGGAGGTCAGGGTGGAGGGACAACCTGCTGGAGCTGTCAAGGTGGGCCCGACAGACTCCTGCTCCAAAGTGGTGAAGAGGACGGTGGTGAAGAGCGAAGGAGATCAGACAGAG